Genomic DNA from Desulfonema ishimotonii:
AAAACCATATTCAGCGCATTCTGCAAAATTATTTATAGGGAGCGATTTTTTATATATCTGATTACAAAAAATTACAATAGATCTTTATGAATAAAAATCCTGTTTCAGGGTAAAAATCACTGTCTTCTGATTTACAGGGTCCTGCGCCATAAAAAAAACAATCTTTTCACAAAATTTTAGTAATTTATCGTCTTTAGTGAAACGGAATCCGTCTGTGCCCTGAAGATGCGCTGATGCCCGTGAACCGGAACAGCATTGAAAAAAAACAGCGATGGAAAGGAGCCTGTTATGAACCGAATCTTAGTTCTCGGCGCCGGATTTGTGGCCCGTCCCCTGGTCCGCTATCTGCTTGACACGCCTGAAACCGAACTGACAGTTGCCAGCCGAACCCTCAGCAGGGCTGAAAATCTCCTCGGCGGCCACCCCGAAGGCATCGCCAAAGCGCTGGATGTCGGCAATGTGAAGGCACTGAGACAGACCATGTCCGAAGCGGATATCGTGATCAGCCTTCTGCCGTGGGTGCATCATGTGTCCGTTGCGAAATTATGTCTCGAACTGGGCAAACACCTGGTCACGACCTCATATGTCAGACCGGAAATGGCGGCCCTGGACCATGCGGCAAAACAGAAAGGTCTGCTCTTCCTCAACGAGATCGGCGTTGACCCCGGTATCGACCATATGGCGGCCATGAAAATCATTGACGGGGTAAAACAGAGGGGCGGTGAGATCGTCAGCTTTTATTCCTACTGCGGCGGCCTGCCCGCGCTTTCCTGCAACAACAATCCCCTGGGGTATAAATTTTCATGGAGCCCGTCGGGCGTGCTGCTGGCGGCCCTGAACACCGGGCGGTATCTGAGGGCCGGAGAAGTGACGGACGTGCCCGGCCCGGATCTGTTCAGACATTACCGGCTCGTGGACGTGCCCGGTGCCGGAACCTTTGAAACCTATGTCAACCGCGATGCGCTGCCGTATATGAAAATTTACGGCATTGAGTCGGCAACCGCCATGTACCGGGGCACCCTCAGAAACATCGGCCACTGTGAATCCTGGCATTATTTTAAAGCCCTGGGACTGCTCGACCGGGAGCGCACCTTTGACTTCCGAAGCACAACGCCCCGCCGGATGATGGCCGAACTGGCAGAGGGCGACGGCAGGGACATTGTCCGGGATATTGCCGCATGTCTGGGCATCCCGGAACATGCGGTCACTATTAAAAAACTGGAGTGGCTGGGCCTGCTGGACGATCAGCCACTTCCCTTGCCGGAGGGAACGGCCTCTGATCTCTTCGCCCATGTGCTGGAAAAAAAACTGGCCTATGCCCCGGGCGAGACGGACCTGCTCCTCCAGCACCATGAATTTATCGCCC
This window encodes:
- a CDS encoding saccharopine dehydrogenase C-terminal domain-containing protein produces the protein MNRILVLGAGFVARPLVRYLLDTPETELTVASRTLSRAENLLGGHPEGIAKALDVGNVKALRQTMSEADIVISLLPWVHHVSVAKLCLELGKHLVTTSYVRPEMAALDHAAKQKGLLFLNEIGVDPGIDHMAAMKIIDGVKQRGGEIVSFYSYCGGLPALSCNNNPLGYKFSWSPSGVLLAALNTGRYLRAGEVTDVPGPDLFRHYRLVDVPGAGTFETYVNRDALPYMKIYGIESATAMYRGTLRNIGHCESWHYFKALGLLDRERTFDFRSTTPRRMMAELAEGDGRDIVRDIAACLGIPEHAVTIKKLEWLGLLDDQPLPLPEGTASDLFAHVLEKKLAYAPGETDLLLQHHEFIARYPEGKKEKITATLIHTGIPDGDSAMSRTVGLPAAIATRMIAAGKIRLTGVHRPVVPEIHTPVLAELADMDIRFTEKKYDL